The DNA sequence CTTCAAGTTATTtcgtgagagaaaaaaataaatgaatttattcacataaaaaaatacagatttgCATCGTCTTTTTCATTCATGTTCTTAATGAGATTCTTGTTATAGTATACAATGAGTGTGGGTTCACTCTTTTGGATTTTTGTAACATATTGCAGTTCAACCCCTGGTCTCCATTGTCCACGTCTGATTCTGGCTACAACCCTTCACCTTCTCCAGAGGACAGAGTTCATGTTCTGGTTTGTGTCCACTCTGGTAACTCGGTAAAAATTAACAGCTCAGTGTTACAGAAGATGAAAGCCATCAGAGAGGCAGCCAGTGACTTGGGTAAGAGGGGATTAAGTGTGTAACAGACTTACAGTGCATTTAAAGAACATCTTGGTTATGTATTCTAACACTTtacttgtaaaagaaaacaaatgcatgTGCATGAAAAACACGGCTGACGTTCTGCATTAGACTTGGTTGGCTCAAAACATCTGATAAGAGAAGTTTTATAACTATACCTGGAAGACATTTCACTGAATGATTCACAGGCTTTTGAGTGGTATTTGTTCAAATTGTATGCATAGTCAAAGTTCCTGTCAAGTTAACCGCAGACTTATCAGAATAAATCTCATATTGCAGGTATTCCACAGTTAGCTCTTCTTACCAAATTTGATGACGCCTGTCCTGAAACTGAAGAGGACCTGAAGAATGTGTACAAAAGCAAGCTCGTGAAGAGAAAGGTGAATTTTGGCTGggtaaatgaaacatttcaaaccTGAACTCAGATTTTACAGTAATTTATTGTTTCTATAAAAACCAGATGGGAGATCTGAGCTCAGAACTGGGGATCCCGCTTAACTTCATCCTTCCTGTGAAGAACTACAGTGAAGAAACACAACTGAATGACGACATCGACACTTTGATCCTGAGCGCACTGAGAATGATGATTGACCTGGGAGAAGACTTCATTGACTCTAAATTATAAACTGACACATTCCTGACAGTTTCAGACATACACACTGATGTAATATACTCGATGAATAATACATAATCCCAGTACAATAAGAGTCACTTTTTCCACACTCTAAAAACTATTGTTTAAgctcaacaaaaaaaattaacgcAACAGTTTCCATTACTCTTTTTGAGTTACGATAACTTATGTTGAAATTAGATTGAACCAACAAACTATATTGAGTTAGGGGAATTAACTTTTCCTCCATAATCAAAGGTGATTTTAATTACCATTTACGTAATATGTGGTagcttaaaaacatatttttaagttgtttactcataaaaattatgttcctccaattactttttccacattatttaaaatgatttttaagtGTTATGTAATTAATTACAGCAATTacaattgttttttaaagtgaactatttaaaatattaagttgCTGATtttcatcattattatcatcaatttagctttctcttatttttgttattgtaaTAGCTTTTAGGAAAGGaattcattcaacatttttttatcaaataacttttttattttttaactgtagGCATTTCAACGCTTtgtatttaaaaagtgaaaataaaccaGAAATTTAGATTTATACCATCACAGCCAAGTTATAGAATATGTCTTTATGTATTTAACACCACAGAAACAAATTTGTTCAATTGGTAAAAAATCTACTTAGAAAACATTTTGTTACAGTAATACTTCCATGCAAGTGTTCAGTAAATGTTAACTTTCAATGCCTACCAAACTTTACAAGATCTTTCATCTTTCAATGCAGCAAACACCTTTAAGATCAATGTTACACATACAGGATTCAAAACAGTTAACAATTTTTGAAACAGAGTCAGCATCTTTAACATAATGATGGTTCCGTCAAGGTCAAGGAACAGCTTCTGAAAAACTTCAAAAGTATATTTCAGATCCTTGCATTAGCTCAGATTGAGAGCATATATTATGCCCATGAGCAAAAAACAGCACCTTGGGAAATTCTGGCCCTCCATGATTTTTGTTCCCTCCACCACAATGGTTGCAGTCTTATGGTTAGATCCAGGGGTGTACCGGTCATTGATGATGGCAGTTTTCATCACCTGCCTTTCAAGGTTGGCCTTAAATTCTTCGGTGTCCttgtaaaataaattttaaaaaataggtTAGTGAATTATAGATTAGACTTTTATACTTGCTGAATCTTAATGAATTCTGATGATCaatggaacacacacacacacacacacacacacacacacacacacacacacacacacacacacacacacacaatgctgAATTACTTACACCAAACtccatgaaaaggttctcttccttctctccaaGGAAAGTGATAGGGCAGCAGATGGCTACTTCTCTGCGTGTTTCAATTGTATTGTgctatttaagaaaaaataaagtatgagTATAAAATACATGGGTGACTGCAACAAAGTGCATTTCAAAGCTACCCAAACTCTAAATAGTTGTCCTATCTCAAGAAGCATATCCTTGATCTGCCTGATTCTCACTCCCTTAGCTCCTCCCCTTGATAAAATGACATCCATCAGTTTTGGGGTGCAATGGTCAAGTGTAGCCATTCAAGGCTTACAGTGGTTATTCTCTTGAACTCCTCCTTTATCTGTAGACCGCACAAACAGAAGAAT is a window from the Pelmatolapia mariae isolate MD_Pm_ZW unplaced genomic scaffold, Pm_UMD_F_2 NODE_ptg000867l+_length_26452_cov_1, whole genome shotgun sequence genome containing:
- the LOC134623729 gene encoding interferon-induced protein 44-like; this encodes MRNQADLQYVKNFHLQNDKVRRVRVLLYGPVGAGKSSFINSVSNVLGRRITCPALTNATIEEEGSFTKKYETHSFRKDTGQFYPFVFSNVMGLEEGSGRGVRVEDIKLAMMGHVKEGYKFNPWSPLSTSDSGYNPSPSPEDRVHVLVCVHSGNSVKINSSVLQKMKAIREAASDLGIPQLALLTKFDDACPETEEDLKNVYKSKLVKRKMGDLSSELGIPLNFILPVKNYSEETQLNDDIDTLILSALRMMIDLGEDFIDSKL